One stretch of Chaetodon auriga isolate fChaAug3 chromosome 18, fChaAug3.hap1, whole genome shotgun sequence DNA includes these proteins:
- the ndufaf7 gene encoding protein arginine methyltransferase NDUFAF7, mitochondrial: MRACFGVKTQQLISRVFIHPVSPSAVRWRAAQIRLLCSPSAADEGKPGPSMLRHLTSKIKATGPITVAEYMREVLTNPVTGYYVRNNMLGPDRDFITSPEISQIFGELVGVWMISEWMGAGQPKQLQLVELGPGKGSLAGDVLRVFSQLRSVLGKTSASLHLVEVSPALSRLQAQHLTGTCSQEADAEDEPVYRRGETPAGLQVSWYRRLDDVPAGFSIFLAHEFFDALPIHKFQRTQKGWREVMVDIDPEKEDQLRFVVAPSPTLASSTLIQAGERRSHVEVCPEGGVIVQQLARRIAEDGGAALIADYGHDGTKTDTFRGFKGHQLHDVLSSPGSADLTADVDFGYLRRMAGGGVACLGPVTQRNFLKNMGIDSRMQVLLRNCSDASTRKQLISSYDMLTNAAKMGERFHFFSLLHLSRLAQPKRPEGLKLEKRSPAPLPVAGFTELSFS, translated from the exons ATGAGGGCTTGTTTTGGCGTGAAAACGCAGCAGCTGATCAGCAGAGTCTTCATTCATCCTGTCAGTCCATCAGCAG tgcgatggagagcagctcagatCAGACTCCTGTGCAGCCCCTCAGCAGCAGATGAGGGGAAGCCCGGACCCTCCATGCTGCGACACCTGacctccaaaataaaagccacagGTCCGATTACGGTGGCAGAGTACATGAGAGAGGTCCTCACCAACCCTGTGACG ggtTATTATGTGAGGAACAACATGTTGGGCCCTGACAGAGATTTCATCACATCACCAGAAATCAGTCAGATCTTCGGAGAG ctggtcGGCGTGTGGATGATCAGTGAGTGGATGGGAGCAGGTCAgcccaaacagctgcagctggtggagctCGGACCTGGAAAAGGATCGTTGGCCGGCGACGTCCTCAGA gTGTTCAGTCAGTTGCGGTCGGTGCTCGGTAAGACTTCGGCGTCTCTCCACCTTGTGGAGGTGAGTCCGGCGCTGAGTCGCCTCCAGGCCCAGCACCTGACCGGGACCTGCAGCCAGGAGGCGGACGCCGAGGATGAGCCGGTTTACCGCCGCGGGGAAACGCCTGCCGGGCTGCAGGTGTCCTGGTACCGGCGCTTAGACGACGTCCCCGCAG GATTCAGCATCTTTCTCGCTCACGAGTTCTTCGACGCTCTGCCGATCCACAAATTTCAG CGGACGCAGAAAGGCTGGAGGGAGGTGATGGTGGACATCGACCCGGAGAAAGAGGACCAGCTGAGGTTTGTGGTGGCGCCGTCTCCCACGCTGGCCTCGTCCACACTCATACAG GCAGGTGAAAGGCGGAGCCACGTGGAGGTGTGTCCAGAGGGCGGAGTCATCGTCCAGCAGCTGGCCCGGCGGATCGCAGAGGACGGAGGTGCGGCGCTGATTGCCGACTACGGCCACGACGGAACCAAGACGGACACGTTCAGA GGTTTCAAAGGTCACCAGCTCCACGACGTCCTGTCCTCGCCCGGCTCGGCCGACCTCACGGCTGACGTGGACTTCGGCTACCTGCGGAGGATGGCTGGAGGGGGCGTGGCCTGTCTGGGACCCGTCACTCAGAGGAACTTCCTGAAAAACATGGGCATCGACTCCAGGATGCAG GTTCTGCTGAGGAACTGCAGCGACGCGTCCACCAGGAAGCAGCTGATCAGCAGCTACGACATGCTGACCAACGCCGCCAAGATGGGCGAGCGCTTCCACTTCTTCAGCCTGCTGCACCTCAGCCGGCTGGCCCAACCCAAGAGACCAGAGGGGCTGAAGCTGGAGAAGAGGAGCCCGGCTCCGCTGCCTGTGGCCGGATTCACCGAGCTCAGCTTCTCCTGA
- the cebpz gene encoding CCAAT/enhancer-binding protein zeta isoform X1 has translation MAAKNKQRKRAKATSKVTFQPEENDMEAENNGEEEDGADEGEDRAKQDEDFSLEEVLRLGGTQADYILLAGLDDSNELVDGGKKGAIDDLEEGELEKFISKLGIRGFAGQQVVTDEPEGNAADAGEKGSKKAKAKKASGEEQASSSQQKVINHQAAEDKQKVKKAKNIQAAGEKKAKQSANVFEFQQRQVLLIKPGGKWFDLEYTAEGSSSPQDPSLVAQYKTLAQQLFEAEVELYKSKKNLQKGANSNWMKTVVSSGVLADRMAAMTVLIQDAPVHTVEHVENLVSMVKKKGSRRMGLMALDTLRELLLSDLLPEHRKLRPFAQHPFDQLEEKASGNRDARDRRLVLWYFEHQLKHHVAEFVAALDMVAHDTVAATKAKALTTAHELLCNRPEQERALLIQVINKLGDPEYKTASKATYLLETLLKTHPNMKTVVCCEVERLMFRPNISPKAQYYAVCFLSQVMLSHDEAELAAKLITIYFSFFRACVKKKDIESKMLSVLLSGVNRAYPYAGTGDEKVKEQLDTLFRVVHLVKFNTAVQALMLLFQVMDSQQTVSDRYYVALYRKLLDPGLSSSSRQSMFLNLLYKSLKADVVPRRVKAFVKRLLQVSVEQNASFACGALFLVSEVMKAKPGLKMLLREDGVRRRREEEEFKDLAEEDDDDEEERFVDADKLEEGASAEAEGAKPAASWVHHQNLEGGKSLQSYDPLHRNPLFCGADHTTLWELQRLARHFHPSVSLFANTLLQGGSIQYSGDPLQDFTLIRFLDRFVFRNPKQLRGKDNRDAAALKPKQRLPISSLAVNSEEFLSKEESQISVDEIFFYRFFKKRQQEKQLRRPRGDGDDQSVEDVDDDEFEKLLDSCEGDSYFTEMADDDLDFAGNVKSKKGKKDTDDSDSDDSDMDDLDDEEVSLGSMDEEDFGDELEEEGGTFMDPDGDEDDDEVPELEDDDAAFDGSDDETEVPDITPRTTKRKRKSSEELDFSASSGSKQGKKMKKKKGKRDGAMFASAEEFGSMLDENAGAKFDNIGLNAMANTDKAGLKQLKWESQRDDWIQGRDVKTLRRKKTMFNKRKTFGRARAGGGGAFRRRK, from the exons ATGGCAGCGAAAAACAAGCAACGCAAACGAGCAAAAGCGACCAGTAAAGTGACATTTCAGCCTGAAGAAAACGACATGGAGGCTGAAAACAACGGCGAGGAGGAAGACGGAGCCGATGAAGGTGAAGACAGAGCGAAGCAGGACGAGGACTTCAGCCTGGAGGAGGTTTTACGGCTGGGAGGGACGCAG GCTGACTACATCCTGCTGGCTGGTCTGGACGACTCCAACGAGCTCGTGGACGGAGGAAAGAAGGGAGCGATCGACGACCTGGAGGAGGGCGAGCTGGAGAAATTCATCTCTAAACTGGGCATCCGGGGGTTCGCTGGCCAGCAGGTCGTCACCGACGAGCCCGAAGGCAATGCTGCAGACGCCGGCGAGAAGGGAAGTAAGAAGGCCAAAGCCAAGAAAGCCTCAGGTGAGGAACAAGCATCCAGCTCCCAGCAGAAGGTTATCAACCACCAGGCGGCGGAGGACAAACAGAAGGTGAAGAAGGCAAAAAACATTCAGGCAGCCGGCGAGAAAAAGGCCAAACAGAGTGCAAACGTGTTCGAGTTTCAGCAGAGACAGGTGCTGCTGATCAAACCTGGAGGGAAGTGGTTCGACCTGGAATACACCGCCGAGGGCTCGTCGAGCCCGCAGGATCCCTCGCTGGTGGCCCAGTACAAGACGCTcgcacagcagctgtttgaggccGAGGTGGAGCTCTACAAGAGCAAGAAGAACCTGCAGAAAGGGGCTAACTCCAACTGGATGAAGACGGTCGTCTCCTCCGGCGTGCTGGCGGACAGGATGGCGGCCATGACGGTTCTGATCCAGGACGCTCCGGTGCACACAGTGGAGCACGTGGAGAACCTGGTGTCCATGGTGAAGAAGAAGGGCAGCCGGCGGATGGGTCTGATGGCTCTGGACACGCTccgagagctgctgctgtccgaCCTGCTGCCGGAGCACAGGAAGCTCCGCCCCTTCGCCCAGCACCCGTTCgaccagctggaggagaaggccAGCGGCAACCGCGACGCCCGCGACCGCCGCCTCGTCCTCTGGTACTTTGAGCACCAGCTGAAGCACCACGTGGCCGAGTTCGTGGCTGCTCTGGACATGGTGGCTCACGACACGGTGGCGGCCACCAAGGCGAAGGCGCTCACCACCGCCCACGAGTTGCTGTGCAACCGCCCGGAGCAGGAGAGGGCGCTGCTCATACAGGTCATCAACAAGCTGGGAGACCCCGAGTACAAGACGGCGTCCAAAGCGACGTACCTGCTGGAGACGCTGCTGAAAACGCACCCCAACATGAAGACGGTGGTGTGCTGCGAGGTGGAGCGGCTCATGTTCCGGCCCAACATCAGCCCGAAGGCGCAGTACTACGCCGTGTGCTTCCTCAGCCAGGTGATGCTGAGCCACGACGAGGCCGAGCTCGCCGCCAAACTCATCACCATCTACTTCTCCTTCTTCCGCGCCTGCGTCAAGAAGAAGGACATCGAGTCGAAGATGCTGAGCGTGCTGCTGTCGGGCGTGAACAGGGCGTATCCCTACGCCGGCACCGGGGACGAGAAGGTGAAGGAGCAGCTGGACACGCTGTTCAGAGTGGTTCACCTGGTGAAGTTCAACACGGCCGTGCAGGCGCTCATGCTGCTGTTCCAGGTGATGGACTCCCAGCAGACCGTCTCTGACCGATACTACGTGGCTCTGTACAG GAAGCTGCTGGACCCCGGGCTGTCGTCGTCCTCCAGGCAGAGCATGTTCCTCAACCTGCTGTATAAATCTCTGAAGGCCGACGTGGTGCCGCGGCGGGTCAAAGCCTTCGTGAAgcggctgctgcaggtcagcgTGGAGCAGAACGCCAGCTTCGCCTGCGGGGCGCTCTTCCTCGTGTCGGAGGTCATGAAGGCCAAACCGGGCCTGAAGATGCTGCTGCGGGAGGACGGGGTGAGGAGGCGGCGC gaggaggaggagttcaaAGACCTCGCTGAGGAGGACgacgatgatgaagaggagcgcTTTGTGGACGCAGACAAACTAGAGGAGGGAGCGAGTGCAGAGGCGGAGGGGGCGAAGCCCGCGGCATCATGGGTACATCACCAGAACCTGGAAG gGGGGAAAAGCCTGCAGAGCTACGACCCGCTGCACAGAAACCCGTTATTCTGCGGCGCCGACCACACGACCCTGTGGGAGCTGCAGAGG ctcGCCCGACACTTCCACCCGTCCGTGTCGCTGTTCGCAAACACTCTCCTGCAG GGCGGGTCCATCCAGTACTCAGGAGACCCCCTGCAGGACTTCACCCTCATCCGATTCTTGGACCGATTCGTCTTCAGGAACCCCAAACAGCTGAGGGGAAAAG ACAACAGAGACGCTGCAGCGCTGAAGCCCAAACAGAGGCTCCCCATCAGCTCGTTAGCAG TGAACTCTGAGGAGTTTCTGTCCAAAGAGGAGAGTCAGATCTCCGTGGACGAGATCTTCTTCTATCG CTTCTTCAAGAAGCggcagcaggagaagcagctTCGTCGGCCGCGAGGAGACGGCGACGACCAGAGCGTGGAGGACGTGGACGACGACGAGTTTGAGAAGCTTCTTG ATTCCTGTGAAGGAGACTCGTACTTCACGGAGATGGCCGACGATGATCTGGACTTTGCAGG TAATGTGAAGAGTAAGAAAGGTAAGAAGGACACGGACGACTCGGACTCGGACGACTCGGACATGGACGACCTGGACGACGAGGAGGTGTCTCTGGGCAGCATGGATGAGGAAGACTTCGGAgacgagctggaggaggaaggagggacgTTCATGGATCCTGATGGAGATGAAGACGACGATGAAG ttCCAGAGCTGGAGGACGACGACGCTGCGTTCGATG GCTCAGACGACGAGACAGAAGTTCCAGATATAACTCCTCGTACCACGAAGAGGAAACGGAAATCCTCGGAGGAGCTCGACTTCTCTGCGTCTTCAG GTTCCAAACAggggaagaagatgaagaagaagaaaggaaagagagatggagcCATGTTTGCTTCAGCTGAAGAG
- the cebpz gene encoding CCAAT/enhancer-binding protein zeta isoform X2: MAAKNKQRKRAKATSKVTFQPEENDMEAENNGEEEDGADEGEDRAKQDEDFSLEEVLRLGGTQADYILLAGLDDSNELVDGGKKGAIDDLEEGELEKFISKLGIRGFAGQQVVTDEPEGNAADAGEKGSKKAKAKKASGEEQASSSQQKVINHQAAEDKQKVKKAKNIQAAGEKKAKQSANVFEFQQRQVLLIKPGGKWFDLEYTAEGSSSPQDPSLVAQYKTLAQQLFEAEVELYKSKKNLQKGANSNWMKTVVSSGVLADRMAAMTVLIQDAPVHTVEHVENLVSMVKKKGSRRMGLMALDTLRELLLSDLLPEHRKLRPFAQHPFDQLEEKASGNRDARDRRLVLWYFEHQLKHHVAEFVAALDMVAHDTVAATKAKALTTAHELLCNRPEQERALLIQVINKLGDPEYKTASKATYLLETLLKTHPNMKTVVCCEVERLMFRPNISPKAQYYAVCFLSQVMLSHDEAELAAKLITIYFSFFRACVKKKDIESKMLSVLLSGVNRAYPYAGTGDEKVKEQLDTLFRVVHLVKFNTAVQALMLLFQVMDSQQTVSDRYYVALYRKLLDPGLSSSSRQSMFLNLLYKSLKADVVPRRVKAFVKRLLQVSVEQNASFACGALFLVSEVMKAKPGLKMLLREDGGGEEEEEEFKDLAEEDDDDEEERFVDADKLEEGASAEAEGAKPAASWVHHQNLEGGKSLQSYDPLHRNPLFCGADHTTLWELQRLARHFHPSVSLFANTLLQGGSIQYSGDPLQDFTLIRFLDRFVFRNPKQLRGKDNRDAAALKPKQRLPISSLAVNSEEFLSKEESQISVDEIFFYRFFKKRQQEKQLRRPRGDGDDQSVEDVDDDEFEKLLDSCEGDSYFTEMADDDLDFAGNVKSKKGKKDTDDSDSDDSDMDDLDDEEVSLGSMDEEDFGDELEEEGGTFMDPDGDEDDDEVPELEDDDAAFDGSDDETEVPDITPRTTKRKRKSSEELDFSASSGSKQGKKMKKKKGKRDGAMFASAEEFGSMLDENAGAKFDNIGLNAMANTDKAGLKQLKWESQRDDWIQGRDVKTLRRKKTMFNKRKTFGRARAGGGGAFRRRK, from the exons ATGGCAGCGAAAAACAAGCAACGCAAACGAGCAAAAGCGACCAGTAAAGTGACATTTCAGCCTGAAGAAAACGACATGGAGGCTGAAAACAACGGCGAGGAGGAAGACGGAGCCGATGAAGGTGAAGACAGAGCGAAGCAGGACGAGGACTTCAGCCTGGAGGAGGTTTTACGGCTGGGAGGGACGCAG GCTGACTACATCCTGCTGGCTGGTCTGGACGACTCCAACGAGCTCGTGGACGGAGGAAAGAAGGGAGCGATCGACGACCTGGAGGAGGGCGAGCTGGAGAAATTCATCTCTAAACTGGGCATCCGGGGGTTCGCTGGCCAGCAGGTCGTCACCGACGAGCCCGAAGGCAATGCTGCAGACGCCGGCGAGAAGGGAAGTAAGAAGGCCAAAGCCAAGAAAGCCTCAGGTGAGGAACAAGCATCCAGCTCCCAGCAGAAGGTTATCAACCACCAGGCGGCGGAGGACAAACAGAAGGTGAAGAAGGCAAAAAACATTCAGGCAGCCGGCGAGAAAAAGGCCAAACAGAGTGCAAACGTGTTCGAGTTTCAGCAGAGACAGGTGCTGCTGATCAAACCTGGAGGGAAGTGGTTCGACCTGGAATACACCGCCGAGGGCTCGTCGAGCCCGCAGGATCCCTCGCTGGTGGCCCAGTACAAGACGCTcgcacagcagctgtttgaggccGAGGTGGAGCTCTACAAGAGCAAGAAGAACCTGCAGAAAGGGGCTAACTCCAACTGGATGAAGACGGTCGTCTCCTCCGGCGTGCTGGCGGACAGGATGGCGGCCATGACGGTTCTGATCCAGGACGCTCCGGTGCACACAGTGGAGCACGTGGAGAACCTGGTGTCCATGGTGAAGAAGAAGGGCAGCCGGCGGATGGGTCTGATGGCTCTGGACACGCTccgagagctgctgctgtccgaCCTGCTGCCGGAGCACAGGAAGCTCCGCCCCTTCGCCCAGCACCCGTTCgaccagctggaggagaaggccAGCGGCAACCGCGACGCCCGCGACCGCCGCCTCGTCCTCTGGTACTTTGAGCACCAGCTGAAGCACCACGTGGCCGAGTTCGTGGCTGCTCTGGACATGGTGGCTCACGACACGGTGGCGGCCACCAAGGCGAAGGCGCTCACCACCGCCCACGAGTTGCTGTGCAACCGCCCGGAGCAGGAGAGGGCGCTGCTCATACAGGTCATCAACAAGCTGGGAGACCCCGAGTACAAGACGGCGTCCAAAGCGACGTACCTGCTGGAGACGCTGCTGAAAACGCACCCCAACATGAAGACGGTGGTGTGCTGCGAGGTGGAGCGGCTCATGTTCCGGCCCAACATCAGCCCGAAGGCGCAGTACTACGCCGTGTGCTTCCTCAGCCAGGTGATGCTGAGCCACGACGAGGCCGAGCTCGCCGCCAAACTCATCACCATCTACTTCTCCTTCTTCCGCGCCTGCGTCAAGAAGAAGGACATCGAGTCGAAGATGCTGAGCGTGCTGCTGTCGGGCGTGAACAGGGCGTATCCCTACGCCGGCACCGGGGACGAGAAGGTGAAGGAGCAGCTGGACACGCTGTTCAGAGTGGTTCACCTGGTGAAGTTCAACACGGCCGTGCAGGCGCTCATGCTGCTGTTCCAGGTGATGGACTCCCAGCAGACCGTCTCTGACCGATACTACGTGGCTCTGTACAG GAAGCTGCTGGACCCCGGGCTGTCGTCGTCCTCCAGGCAGAGCATGTTCCTCAACCTGCTGTATAAATCTCTGAAGGCCGACGTGGTGCCGCGGCGGGTCAAAGCCTTCGTGAAgcggctgctgcaggtcagcgTGGAGCAGAACGCCAGCTTCGCCTGCGGGGCGCTCTTCCTCGTGTCGGAGGTCATGAAGGCCAAACCGGGCCTGAAGATGCTGCTGCGGGAGGACGGG ggcggcgaggaggaggaggaggagttcaaAGACCTCGCTGAGGAGGACgacgatgatgaagaggagcgcTTTGTGGACGCAGACAAACTAGAGGAGGGAGCGAGTGCAGAGGCGGAGGGGGCGAAGCCCGCGGCATCATGGGTACATCACCAGAACCTGGAAG gGGGGAAAAGCCTGCAGAGCTACGACCCGCTGCACAGAAACCCGTTATTCTGCGGCGCCGACCACACGACCCTGTGGGAGCTGCAGAGG ctcGCCCGACACTTCCACCCGTCCGTGTCGCTGTTCGCAAACACTCTCCTGCAG GGCGGGTCCATCCAGTACTCAGGAGACCCCCTGCAGGACTTCACCCTCATCCGATTCTTGGACCGATTCGTCTTCAGGAACCCCAAACAGCTGAGGGGAAAAG ACAACAGAGACGCTGCAGCGCTGAAGCCCAAACAGAGGCTCCCCATCAGCTCGTTAGCAG TGAACTCTGAGGAGTTTCTGTCCAAAGAGGAGAGTCAGATCTCCGTGGACGAGATCTTCTTCTATCG CTTCTTCAAGAAGCggcagcaggagaagcagctTCGTCGGCCGCGAGGAGACGGCGACGACCAGAGCGTGGAGGACGTGGACGACGACGAGTTTGAGAAGCTTCTTG ATTCCTGTGAAGGAGACTCGTACTTCACGGAGATGGCCGACGATGATCTGGACTTTGCAGG TAATGTGAAGAGTAAGAAAGGTAAGAAGGACACGGACGACTCGGACTCGGACGACTCGGACATGGACGACCTGGACGACGAGGAGGTGTCTCTGGGCAGCATGGATGAGGAAGACTTCGGAgacgagctggaggaggaaggagggacgTTCATGGATCCTGATGGAGATGAAGACGACGATGAAG ttCCAGAGCTGGAGGACGACGACGCTGCGTTCGATG GCTCAGACGACGAGACAGAAGTTCCAGATATAACTCCTCGTACCACGAAGAGGAAACGGAAATCCTCGGAGGAGCTCGACTTCTCTGCGTCTTCAG GTTCCAAACAggggaagaagatgaagaagaagaaaggaaagagagatggagcCATGTTTGCTTCAGCTGAAGAG